The DNA region CTATAGAAAATACCTTCATGAGTTATTATAAAATTGGCTCCTAACTCAATAGTTTTTTTAATCACTTCGTACGTAGCTAAAAAAGTTACACTTATGCCTTTTACTATAGAATTTTTATCACCAAATTCTAATTTATCAACAGTTTCTTCTTTATTTAGTTCATCTATAATAATTGTATTTATCACATCTTGAACGGTTGTTTTCAATCTTTTCTCTTCTCCTTATTTTTTAGCAATTACATAATAATGGCAACTTCGTGAACCGTTAAGTCTAATATCTTCTACATAGAAAAATTTTTGAATGTCAAAATTTTCTAATAACTTTTTTACATCTTTTTCATCTGCAAAGTAATGTACTATCCCTTTTTCTATTCCTTCTTGTTTTATAATAGTGTTTTCGTCTATTTTACTGCTTATGTTATTAACATAATTTGGACTATTTTTAGAGTTGAAAGTTAAAAATATTTCACCCCCTGGTTTAAGAACCCTGTAGATTTCAGAAATAACTTTTAGTATTCCTTTAGAATCTGTATGATATATGACGTGTAAAGAAAACACTGCATCAAAACTTTCATTATCAAAAGGTAAGGAATGCATGTCTTCTAATCTTATATCTATAATATATTTTTTCTGCTCACAAACTTCTTTTAGTCTGTCAATGGCACTTTGTGCACCATCTATTGCAGCAACTTTAAAACCCTGC from Petrotoga sp. 9PWA.NaAc.5.4 includes:
- a CDS encoding class I SAM-dependent methyltransferase, whose amino-acid sequence is MKDDENKFLRGIWDWNRINDDRWLSPASVVYALAVRWKNQNKHYILDLGCGLGRNSLYFYEQGFKVAAIDGAQSAIDRLKEVCEQKKYIIDIRLEDMHSLPFDNESFDAVFSLHVIYHTDSKGILKVISEIYRVLKPGGEIFLTFNSKNSPNYVNNISSKIDENTIIKQEGIEKGIVHYFADEKDVKKLLENFDIQKFFYVEDIRLNGSRSCHYYVIAKK